AGCTCCTTGTCGCTATTTGTTATAGAACTCGCACCATAAAAATCATCAAACCCGAAAGTTTCTGCTTCTAACGTGATCATCGTTGTGGGTTTGTTCTCTTCGGTTGCTTTCATCAATTTAGCTGCCTGCCCTCTAGTTACAGGCGCGTTCACGCTGAATGTATCAGGCGATGTTCCTGTCGTGATGCCTAATTTATAAAGGGTCAGGATATTCGGACTGTGCGAACCTGTGACAAGAACATCCTTGAACGGATTTTTCACATCATATACACTATAGCGCGGCAAGTCGAACGCTTTGACGAGGATGGAAGCCAATTGCCCTCGCTTCACGGGATCATTTGGTCCATAACGTCCGTCTTGATAGCCGCCAATAATATTTGCTTCTGCAAGCGCGGCAATTGCTCCGTGATAGCCGTTTGCTGTCGAGACGTCTGAGAAGCCTGGATCTTTGACATTCTTTATGTCCATTCTGCTCAACTTCGCAATAATTGCAGCGGCTTGTCCACGTGTAATTGATTTACTCAGTTTAAACGTGCCGTCCGGATAACCTCCAATAATATTGCGTTCTGCCAACTCATTTACCGCTTCTGCAAAATGTTTCGTAGAAGGCACGTCAGAAAATCGTTGATTACTTGCAGCTGAGCTTGATAATGGGAGGCTAAGTACAAGCAAACATGCACCCAGTATTATGAATAGTTTCTTCCTTTCTATTGTTTATTCATATAACAACGTACAGACGGAAAAATCAGGAAATAGTTTCAAATTATTTTGCAAGTATAGTGGCATCCCGGTACGTAAGAGGAGATGAAAAGACCGCTAATTTGTATCCACTAGCGGTCTTTCCTAGCGTAAATACTTACTTAATTACTTCTTAAATACATATTTCTTCCTATCTTGGCCAGTTACGATCAGCTGTGTGTCAGTGACCGACATGTGCTTCCCTTGAATACTCGACAGTTTACTAGTCTTCTGATCAAGCAAACTATACTGATAAATACCTGTTTTATTGAAGAAATACATCATGGAGTGATTGAACAGCACGGATGCATTGTTTTGGTTTTCATTCGGGATAAATGATGGTTCTGATGGATCTTCATAAAATAGGATTCTAGCGTCAAAATCACGTACTTTTTTTCTATCTGATCCATCCATAGCGACAGAGTAGAGTGTTAGTTTACTGTCTTTCGGTATGTTAGGCGTGCGGTAATAGTCTCTTTTCGTTGCTTCATTTGTATAATAGATGCGGTCATTCCAAATAAATACGTTTCGCATCGTCTCACCAGAAAACGATGACATGATCATAGAATCTTTGGGTCCTGTAAATCGTTCCGTTTTTGTCCGAATGACGCCATATTCCATCGGTAATTCTGAAGCTTGGCCAATTGCACGTAAATAGGGAATGAATACTTCATCATTATAGACAATTACATCAAACCAGTTTTCCATATAACTAACCCAGACTCCGTCGGCCGCTTCGAAATCTTGTTGATTCAAGATTTTTTCACTTTTACCTGTTTTCAATTCTTTTTTTACCAATCCATTATTCATACTGTATGAAAAACCATTCTGCTCGACCGTTTTTCCTTTCTGACTGACATATGAATGGTATCGACCGATTTTCATTGAATCATCAAGCGCTCTTGTCAGAAAAGCTGAGAATTGCGCGCGCGTCACCGATTGGGATGGCATGTACTTGCCTTCCGATCCGCCAGCAATGCGTTGTTTAGCAATGCCGTTAATGTCAGCATACGCCCAGTGCGCTGGAACTACATCGACAAATGTCGGTTGACTATCAAACGGTATATTGAATGAACGGCGCAAGATGGCTGCCATTTGTGCCCGTGATGTATTTTCACTCGGTCGCATTACACCATGATCACCGCGAAGAATTCCTTTTTCATTCACCGTCGCCAAAATTTTATAATATGACGACTTCTTTGAAACGTCTTTAAATACCACTTTAGGATTTTCTATGAGCGGAATCTTTAGAGCCTTAATGAGCATGGCGGATGCCTGCGCTCGTGTGATGGGTTCATTCGGTTTGAATGTGCCGTCTGGATAGCCACCAATAATATTGCGGTCGTATAAATACTGGATTTCCTTTTTCGCCCAATGTCCATTCATGTCCGTAAACTCGGCCGCTTGCGCTTGAAACGGCATGGTTGCAACCATAAATAGTAATGCGATGAACGAGACTGTGAGTTTTTTCTTCATCTGTTTCTCTCCTATATTCGTAGTACGCACTGTGTACTCTTCTCAACTGCGCACCCTACAGACGAAGATACTTAAAAAAAGTTTCAAAAAAATACCAACTCCTCACACGATAGTTTTGGACCTGGCATCTTACATCATAGTTCCACGTATTTTTTCGTCAGTATTTATTGCACACGTTTATATGTAAAAAGTATCAAATACAAGTCTCGCCAAGTATCTCCGCATTACTGATTGCCTTCTATACCACACATTTTTACTATTCCCGCTCGAATGCGTCAATCTGTTCTGGCGTGCCAAGCAACAGCAATACGTCCTCCTCATGCAATGGTCCCGACGAAGGTTCCCCGATCAGTTCGCCATTGCGCAAAATCCCGACTGGTAAAACACCGAATCTCTCTTGGATATCGAGTTCATGCAATGAATGCCCCACAAAATGTGATTCGGCAACGATTTTCACTTCACTTATACTGAACTCAGCCTGACCTGGACTACGAAGTTGCCGAATGCGCGACATGTCGTATGGTTCGAGAATGGACATTGCAAGCTCCCTGCCACCGATTGCGTACGGATTGACAACATGCTTCGCACCGGCTTTTTCCAATATTGTTTCAGAACCTTCTTGATTGGCGCGGGCTGCCACGTCGATGTCTTCATTCAAGTTTTTAACTGTCAAAGTAATGAATACATTATCCGCATCATCCTGCATAGCAGCAAATAACGCGCGGGCATGCAGTGCGCCGGCGCGTTCCAGCACTCTTTGTTCAGTCGGATTGTCCACGATCCGCAGTGTATCCGTTTCTAAATAATCTTCCATAAACTGGTGATCTTCGCTGATGAATATGATCGCAGCGTCCGGTTGCGACGCGCGGATTTCATCATACACTTGTTTCGCAAAATTGCCCGATCCGCAGATGATAATATGATCGTTCAATTTCTTTACCTCTTTCTCCATCCGCTTCTCCCTCACTTTCTCCGGAAAATGCTTCTCAAGGAAATACGAAGCCGCTGTTCCGAAACCATAGCTGAACACGGTAATTCCCGCTGGCACGACGAATAACGTAAACAGCCTGCCACTTTCCGTCCGTGGGTAAATATCTCCATATCCGATTGTCAAAATTGAAACAATCATCAACCAAAGTGCATCAAATAAACCGAGATTCTCGAAATGCATAAATCCGACAACACCGATCAAGACCAACAGAACGATCAATACTCCCATGATCACAATTCTTCGATATCGTACGCTTATTTTAGCTATCGATCTTCCTTTCATGGCAGTCTCCTTTCACTACAACATTCACGTATATTTCTTCCAGTTTACCAAATCATTCATGAATTCGTACAAAAAGATGCTTTCAGTACATTGGGGTATGTGGGTTGACCCGTGTTTCTTGTAAGCATGAAAACTACCTGCAGCAAACTATTACTCACGTTTGCTGCAGGTAGTTTAAATTTTTTTTCAGTTTCTACTCTTACTATGTTTTATCACTCCTATTCAAAAATCAAGTTCAGTTGATGTCTACCATCTTTGACGTTTTCACTTTATAGTACAACATATGTCTATCTGGAACCTGTACTTCCACTGCGTAGCGCGCTTCTTTTCCGTCAGTAAAGCGGACTGTCGCGATGAAGTTACCCGGCTTATTGACACGAATGAACACGTCGGGCGAATCGGCATACCCTTCAAACGGCATGTTGCCCGATAAGACTTCCCCATCCGTACGAGCGAAATGAATATTTTCAACCTCTTTACCCGCTGCCAGTTTTAGTCGCGCCCGTGTCTTCAAAACATCGCTCGCGTATTGCAACTGTACCTTCAATTTACCGTCGACCTTCTTCACATCCACATAGTATTTATGATAGTAGCGTTTGATATTTTGATCTCCCATACCATAATTACCGCCCAGCTGTAACGTTCCTCTTCCTTCTTTCAACGGCGTCACCTGTACGCGGTCACCGGTATATCCTGACGGCGTCTGTCTCCCTTTAATAATAGCTGCGTGAAATGAAACGGTGCCAGGTCCCAACACTATATTGAATAGTGTCGGGACCTGGCACCTTAAATCGAGTTCGAATCGGCTGCTTGGATTCCATGAGTAAAAGAGTGGGTCCTACTTTGATGTTTCCTGCCCAGATGCTTTTTTCTATTCTATCGTCCGAGAACATTGAGATTCAACAAGTTGGCTGGCCTCTTGCCTTCAATTCCTGCTATAAGATTATCAGCAGCAAGATGCGCCATCGCGACTTCTGTTTCATGGGTCGAGGAGCCGATATGAGGTAAAGTGACGACGTTCTTCATTTGCAACAATGGATTCTTTGGGTCGACAGGTTCCTGCGCGAACACATCAAGGCCTGCCGCAGCGATTTCATTTTGCTGTAGTGCGTCGATTAGATCTTCTTCTATGATGGTGCCGCCACGTGAGATATTGAGGAAGATAGCGGACGACTTCATAAGACGGAACTGCTCGCTGCCGATCATGCCCCGTGTTTCTTCAGTTAACGGGATCACGAGAAGGACATAATCAGATTCTTTCAGCAAATCGTCAAGGTCCCGGTAAGATGCATCAAACCGTTCCTCCGCTTCCGGCTTTCTTGTTCTCGTATGATACAGGATGTCCATATCGAAGCCGAACCGCGCGCGTTTGGCGATTGCACTGCCAACACGCCCCATACCGATGATACCGAGAGTTTTGTGATGTACGTCCACACCGTACCATTCATTCGGCAGAAGCCCTTTCCACAAGCCTCGTTTAACATAACCATCAAGCTCTGGCATCCTCCGCGCCGTCGCAAGCATCAGCCCCATCGCCATATCAGCCACAGTATCGTC
This window of the Sporosarcina ureae genome carries:
- a CDS encoding S-layer homology domain-containing protein — encoded protein: MKKKLTVSFIALLFMVATMPFQAQAAEFTDMNGHWAKKEIQYLYDRNIIGGYPDGTFKPNEPITRAQASAMLIKALKIPLIENPKVVFKDVSKKSSYYKILATVNEKGILRGDHGVMRPSENTSRAQMAAILRRSFNIPFDSQPTFVDVVPAHWAYADINGIAKQRIAGGSEGKYMPSQSVTRAQFSAFLTRALDDSMKIGRYHSYVSQKGKTVEQNGFSYSMNNGLVKKELKTGKSEKILNQQDFEAADGVWVSYMENWFDVIVYNDEVFIPYLRAIGQASELPMEYGVIRTKTERFTGPKDSMIMSSFSGETMRNVFIWNDRIYYTNEATKRDYYRTPNIPKDSKLTLYSVAMDGSDRKKVRDFDARILFYEDPSEPSFIPNENQNNASVLFNHSMMYFFNKTGIYQYSLLDQKTSKLSSIQGKHMSVTDTQLIVTGQDRKKYVFKK
- a CDS encoding potassium channel family protein; this translates as MKGRSIAKISVRYRRIVIMGVLIVLLVLIGVVGFMHFENLGLFDALWLMIVSILTIGYGDIYPRTESGRLFTLFVVPAGITVFSYGFGTAASYFLEKHFPEKVREKRMEKEVKKLNDHIIICGSGNFAKQVYDEIRASQPDAAIIFISEDHQFMEDYLETDTLRIVDNPTEQRVLERAGALHARALFAAMQDDADNVFITLTVKNLNEDIDVAARANQEGSETILEKAGAKHVVNPYAIGGRELAMSILEPYDMSRIRQLRSPGQAEFSISEVKIVAESHFVGHSLHELDIQERFGVLPVGILRNGELIGEPSSGPLHEEDVLLLLGTPEQIDAFERE
- a CDS encoding 2-hydroxyacid dehydrogenase, whose protein sequence is MKKKILAYRRLEQPVYDRLAKDYDVRLFVDPENDSDFPEFLREAEGVIGIGFPGNAVILDKAPNLKIISNVSVGYNNLELADLTKHGVMGTHTPGVLDDTVADMAMGLMLATARRMPELDGYVKRGLWKGLLPNEWYGVDVHHKTLGIIGMGRVGSAIAKRARFGFDMDILYHTRTRKPEAEERFDASYRDLDDLLKESDYVLLVIPLTEETRGMIGSEQFRLMKSSAIFLNISRGGTIIEEDLIDALQQNEIAAAGLDVFAQEPVDPKNPLLQMKNVVTLPHIGSSTHETEVAMAHLAADNLIAGIEGKRPANLLNLNVLGR